The following coding sequences lie in one Oryctolagus cuniculus chromosome 7, mOryCun1.1, whole genome shotgun sequence genomic window:
- the XKR8 gene encoding XK-related protein 8, whose protein sequence is MPWSPHASPLWDLVLGAFGTFVFLLDLGADLWAAVQYVLSGRYLWAALVLALLALASVALQLFSWLWLRADPAGLHGPQPPGRCLALLHLLQLGYLYRCLQGLQQGLRVWRQEAPSDFHEAYADFLSLDISMLRLFETFLETTPQLTLLLAIVLQSGGAECFQWVGICTSFLGISWALLDYHQALRTCLPSKSPLGLRSSAVYFLWNLLLLGPRVLAVALFSALFPRYVALHFLGLWLVLLLWVWLQGTDFMPDPGSEWLYRATVATILYFSWFNVAEGHTRGRATIHLAFLLSDSILLVATWVTHSPWLPGGIPLHIWLPVGGICFLLGLVLRLVYYCWLHPRCSWDPDRVDGAHGARSLLSSELGPLPQNRRMTQLAKNFFPKAKDEAALPGKGEVNGVL, encoded by the exons ATGCCCTGGTCGCCCCACGCCAGCCCCCTGTGGGACTTGGTCCTGGGCGCCTTCGGCACCTTCGTCTTCCTGCTCGACCTGGGCGCCGACCTGTGGGCCGCCGTGCAGTATGTGCTCAGCGGCCGCTACCTGTGGGCCGCGCTGGTGCTGGCGCTGCTGGCCCTCGCCTCGGTCGCGCTGCAGCTCTTCAGCTGGCTCTGGCTGCGCGCCGACCCCGCCGGCCTGCACGGGCCGCAGCCCCCCGGCCGCTGCCTGGCGCTGCTGCATCTCCTGCAGCTGGGCTACCTGTACAG gtgcctgcaggggctgcagcaggggctgCGGGTGTGGCGGCAGGAGGCGCCCTCCGACTTCCACGAGGCCTACGCGGACTTCCTGTCCCTGGACATCAGCATGCTGCGGCTCTTCGAGACCTTCCTGGAGACGACACCGCAGCTCACGCTGCTGCTCGCCATCGTGCTGCAGAGCGGCGGGGCCGAGTGCTTCCAGT GGGTCGGCATCTGCACGTCCTTCCTGGGCATCTCGTGGGCGCTGCTGGACTACCACCAGGCCTTGCGCACCTGCCTCCCCTCCAAGTCCCCTCTGGGCCTGCGCTCCTCCGCCGTCTACTTCCTGTGGaacctgctgctgctggggcccCGGGTCCTGGCCGTGGCCCTGTTCTCGGCCCTCTTCCCCCGCTACGTGGCCCTGCACTTCCTGgggctgtggctggtgctgctgctctggGTGTGGCTTCAGGGCACAGACTTCATGCCAGACCCTGGCTCGGAGTGGCTGTACCGGGCCACGGTGGCCACCATCCTCTATTTCTCCTGGTTCAACGTGGCTGAGGGCCACACCCGAGGCCGGGCCACCATCCACCTGGCGTTCCTCCTGAGTGACAGTATTCTCCTGGTGGCCACCTGGGTGACTCACAGCCCCTGGCTGCCCGGCGGGATCCCGCTGCACATATGGCTGCCTGTGGGAGGCATCTGCTTCCTCTTGGGTCTGGTGTTGCGCCTTGTCTACTACTGCTGGCTGCACCCTCGCTGCAGCTGGGATCCTGACCGGGTGGACGGGGCCCATGGGGCCCGCAGCCTCCTCTCCTCTGAGCTGGGTCCGCTGCCCCAGAACAGGCGCATGACCCAGCTGGCTAAGAACTTTTTCCCCAAGGCTAAGGATGAGGCTGCTTTGCCGGGGAAGGGAGAAGTGAATGGGGTCCTTTGA